Genomic segment of Arctopsyche grandis isolate Sample6627 chromosome 3, ASM5162203v2, whole genome shotgun sequence:
atataaattaaatttttatttacttcaatAGCGTGTTCAAATAAATGTCGTCCCCAGCCGTGTCGTTGATATTTTGCGCAAATATAGAAGTCTAGCACACATTGTATATTTGCTGGCCATGCTGGTTCTGATCCATCAGTAACAAACAATCTTTTTTCACCCAATTTTAAAAATCCGACCACCTCTCCGTCGTCACtgtgaaattaaaaatctatcatcaaaaattattaataataatatgttttatGTGGTGTGTATCCTTACTCGTTTTCTTCAGGATCGATAGCTAAATAAATTTTGTGATCGGATTCAACAAGTTTATCGAAAGTTGTAATTGAATGTTTTAGGCCTTGAGATTCAGCTGATAGCAATCCGAGTTCAttgaggattttttttattttcaaatggtGAGGGCTGAAACGACAagtaaattcatttaattagtGAAAAAGTTTTCAGAAAATGGtacattaaaatgtaatttgatgagtcataaaccggaagtaaaCGTAATATGAATCGGTACGAGTGTAGACGCGGCCAATGGTGAGGCCAACAAACGTTCGGGGTCAGCGAGCAGCGAGCAGAAAACGCTTTGGACCGCAACGGGATTTCTCAGAACGTTCAAATTCAAAGACAGGATGAAAATATGGAATGCTGATTACCTGGAGCGTGCAGTCTCCGCCGTCAGGAGTGTAATTGAGCGGGGAAAGATGGTTCGCACTGAAACACTCGAACCTGCCGACATCGCGACTCGCACTGACATCGACGATACCAACCGCAACCCACACTCCGACCTCCTCAAATGAAACTGACGTTCACTGTCGGTGCTGCCATTgtggaatattttttaaattaactaaaGTGTGTCAAAAAATTAACACTCTTTTAGCAAAATGCTATAGACGTTGGCCATTcgcattaataatatattaacgccaattgatttataattaatacattGTTCAGTTAGTGGTGAACATAAAATTCACCAAAGATACAaaatatggtaattggattattagtcacaatgcggtggtcacaaatacaatttttgccttgaaaatcgcgaatacgcaatatttggcactcaagtgttttcgttagtatgatggacttttcggctaccagatgttccgttatagagattttagtgacttttggacgagcgctttgtgaccaataatcaccgaaccacaaaAGATATTCAGTAATGTTACAAAGTTTAACTATAAAACCAAAATGGTCTATAAGCTTAGAACAACATTCGGGgcatttgcaatatttttaatcaattaattcgattaCCCGTCTTATAATACTGCCGAACTTAAATCTAAATTTATTGAGATCATGTGGGGAAAATGTTTATACGAATTTGATGTACAGCTTTAATATTtacagatgtctcgttaatttcgagtttttcagtttcATAATTCtgtgacttatgtaataaaaatgctgcattttttgtaattggctaggaaggcacattggggcttacctgttagggcttcctggtatatgtatatacgtatgtatgtaaaaatatgtttgtaaaaagaaaaaaaataatgtgtacgAATGTCAATTGacaaagtgcgcatgcgcattttcGATGTAAAGGTAAAGGCGAGATTCCACCAGCGTGCTGAACTATGCGGCACAGTGCTACACAGCGTACGGCACAAATATTTGTTTTGGTCGACTCACTCAAGCGAACAATAACAAATCGTGCGCGAACATTGTAGCAATGTTCGCGCACAACTGCGCACTTGTGTACGCGCACATGGTACACGTGTGGACTCGTGTCGACGCGCACACACTCGCTGTTCGTGAACTCAGTCTTGCTTCCGCTACCAAAGCGCACGGAATAAAAAAAGTTCATTCAGTAAAACTATATTAGGACGAGTGTACTAAACATgttgaacaaaataaaaatttcaggtAGGTTGAAGAGAACCATCACACACGTGCCGGCCAAAACTAACCTTGCACGCGCCATTAAAGTTTACCCCTTTTGacccaaatataatatttgagacCAAATGCAATACGAGTTCGCcacaaaaaatcgaaaataaaaaatgaccatgCTATGCACCTCATCCCTCTTCATGTgacatgaatatttaaataggtaaacggattattgtgCAAATTGCGATCACGCGCACGACATTGACGAAAGGAGCTGACGAAACCGTCTACCCCTACTCCTAATCTTAATTAtttggtacgagttcatttttcgagtcttcatcaatGCAGAGTTTATGtcgtaagggccgggccgcaccatgcgacttgcgagcgacttggttgagggcgaccagaccaatgcatgcaggtaaatgggacatgccacacccgtcaacttgtttgtcgcatacatttccatacattttttcgtgtcgcgcaactagtcggccgacaaagttgtaCGGTGCGGCCCTGCCCTAAGAGCCACCGCTTAAATACATACTTCCTGATATAACAACGGTAGGCCGATATCTACAAGGTGCACGTAGATATCGGCCATTAGACATTTCCGTCAAATGGATAATCTACATCAGATGagtaccaatatatgtacatatatcgactactgataattttatgaaggtaaaaattaaaatgttagtTATTAAAACAAAACCTTCAACAAATACGCCAAAAATGTTGGAATCTTTCCATATAAGGACTAGTATTGGCGTCCCTGAAGATAGCTTGCGGTAAGCATATGCATGCGGGAGGTGGGAGAAGGAGGGGGGAGGAGAGGGGAAGGGAGAGAAGAGGGAAAGTGCAGATTGACAGTTGGCAACACCAGTTCAGTGCAATCCCGGTGTCGGGCGTGGTGTTGGTCTGCGGCTGTCGCTGCCGCAACCACAACTGGTGAGTAATATTGCAGCTACATTGACGCCCCCGCACTGTCCTCATTTCCTCACCCCACCTGTAATCAGACACCACCCCTCGTCATACTGGAGGTAAACCAAGCCCCCTGCTCAATTGTCACCTCCGCcctcttttatttatattgtgtatTCCAATAACCATTGCTCATTATTTGTACCGTCTGCAGATTCACAATCGGCGGTTGCTAACCTTTttcatcttatttatttatttatcaacccCGCCCCGTTTCGTAACAGTGAGCACGTTCGCTACCGTGACTCGGAGACCAGGCTATTTTTAAccttaaatgaaattaatgtgtttatttttttcccgCAAATTCTAAGGCGCCAAATTGTCGGCTCACTTCCGGTTTAGTGGCGCGCAATACAAATCTGAAAATTAGGCCAACACTCCCATCTTTCTGTCTGCCGTTGTATTCCACCCCCTCTGTTTACTCAATCGATACACAGGTTTATTATTAAATCTCGCTAAAATGATATGTTCGTAATGAATCACACCTGAGTGTTCAATTCGTTAGTCATTATTGAACATCTGGCGTCATCTCGATGCATTCACTTCGGAGAATCGTGATTTCATTGTCGCATCCAGTAATATGCTTATTATTACACTCGTCGGTAACATTTTCACATacacttttttaatatttcgctTAGGCGTACGAGATTGTTCAAGGACTGCGTTTCTTACGACAGAAACGTAACCGGATGGACGTTTAAAACTCATTTGTGGCGGAAAGTCAACTCGTTTATTTATAATTCGTGTATAAAATTACTGTTTTTTGACTTGACATTACGTTCATTTCAATCGACAGTATTTTGTGGCATGTATTTTGGCGGTAATGCATTTTTAATCTCCAGGTGTTTTTGTTTAGCTGACGCATGTACGTCATGTAAAATCGAATACCGCAGAACAGAACATTTGGAATATCGCTTATTTAGTCCAATCCTACGTAATGGATCTTTAAGAAAATTTAACTCATTGTATACTAAATCGGCCAATCTAATACAttgtttcgaaagagactttaatgtatgtaactatgtaaggtttgggtggtagaatccgtgacgttaaatttaataaaaaaacaagtgaatatattcaaataaatttaataaaatgttaactatattagataagccatgtataccgagcgacgccgggtaaaaccacttgtacaaaataaaatcgacgatttttaaatgtaataactaTGTATTGAATTGTAAGCAATGTGTTTTAAAGtacaattttgaaaattcatatattttttttgcttcaTTAGGGGCTAGTCTTCGGAATCGATAAGTTCATTGACAAGGTGATTCAGttagtacatatttactttatgtTTTGCTCGTAATAATCTCATCATGTTTGACGGTTTTTTTAAGTACACTTTGCAAAGTTGTATGACAGGTTGcagttgtgtgtatgtatatgcacacacacacaagcgCAAAAGTGCGTACATTTTTGTACCTATATAGTGCGACATTGCGGTTTTATTATTGAAGAAAAAACGCAATGACCAGTTTCGAAAAATAACGTTTGCGTAAGCACGCGTGCCGTCAGTGGGCGATGACTCAACGTCGCCTTGTGTTTGCTTGCGATGCTCAATCTTTTCGCTTTTTGCATTGAACGAGCACTAAAATTGCCAGAGAAAATATGTACTCGGTAAATATTTACGGAGTGCTTAGATGATGGCTTTAATTACAATTGTATATACAACTAGACCAAAAAAGCGATTTAGGAAACAGTGCATGGTTGAATTACTTCAAATAATGATTCCTTTATTGGTAGGTCGTCTGATGAAATGCCATTAGAATAGGGGAGTGGTATGATTTAGTTTTAAGGTTCAGCTTAATCGATTCCTGaaatcgaatttaaaaaaaaaattacaccaaAGATATTGTTAGAACAATTTTGTGGCCACAtatcatatatacgtatataatatcgctattctgtctatgtgtatctgcgataacgctcgccgtactataatagtcgtttctattcgacatacatatgtacgtcatagcTAAAATACTGCCAAAAAagtgtacgaatataataatgaaagaaaaaaaatctatatatatatattgtttgttactaatgtttcctctaggcaagtctctgagaatttagcgccatctattgaaaatttattcacttaattagttaattaattattttttctattggtgttttatattgtttatatgtaggtagtttttagcatttttttcatttgaaaaaaattcaaccgcgtgcggatcgaaccaacgactgacacatttcttttaattttttatttatgtaatttaatatgccaacatccatgcgatgatatttcatcgggtacaacactagtgtatattTGTCATTATTTTCCTCGAAAAATAGGCTCGACGATTTTGCCGAAACTTGTCATTTCTATAAATTCTGGACTAAAATTAAGTGGGTAAATTGGGATTGAATCATCTGATGACATTTCCTGACCGTAACCGCTTGCACACAAGCAAGTAAGATAAGAAAAAACGTAAATAGCATTCAGCCAAAAGAATACTGTCGGTCAAGATCATGAAACTCGATCAAATAAATCATTCCTTATCACCTCTTTGCTAAGCAAAGTCCTTATTGAGCTAAGggagatataaataaatcatgttacatgtatgtaattacggtaaacggactatttcgcatatggcgatctcgcacacgacaatcgttgccacaataatcgcaaatacggaatatctggcacttgaattctcgttagtgtTATAGTTCGCGTGGGTGTATCTCGGTCGGTGGAGTTTTCGAGTGCCAAATAGTCATTGTAAGTGCTATAAGTCATTGTGAGTGCCATAAGTCATactcaaattcagtgggtcaaactgaGTAAAGTTATTAATAagtttccgctccggtaagtaaaaaacgtgatttattGTTTCTCAGTGttattacaaatttgaataatttgctaatagttttatatacataagacAAAACCGACAGAAAACAACTTGCGATGACCTGGGTTTAACTGtactaatttttaaaacaaacaatctttttttcaatagatatatgtatacttctCGATAAAATCTTCAAGAAAGCCGGCAAAAacggtttatttaaaaaaaaatgtctgcaGCGCAtgttttttctttcataattataattatatataacatcAAGCAAtggattttataatataacatcaAACAAGGAAATTCTAAAATATTCCCTCGTCCCTCACCCCCTTCCAATAAAAAAGGTCGGAACCATTGCTTTTCCCAGAGTCCGGTTTCGATATATTTGACGGTGTCACGACAAAACGCCGAATGACACAATGTCTACGACaaaacggtaattggattataagtcacattgcggtggtcgcAAAAACAATTTTAGCCATTAAAATCgggaatacgcaatatttggcattcaagttctcgttagtctGATGGATTTTTCGGcagccagatgttccgttatagagattttagtgactttgtgaccagtaatcaccgaaccgacaaAACGATAACGCAACATAATGTCTGCAGACAAaattattacgtacatacacaaaacattcatattgttgcgtatgggtgggtggaggatccaagtaaaaggccaaagtcgtgtcacagcatttattgatgattaaggagatacacacactggcagtgctcagtccagaatgtcttgatatcgcctaagtaccgccttataaggggcaggtctctcaggacatcttcgacgtctgatttgtttacctattgttatggtcacgtactcggatatgtattcccacgacattcggtcccacggtaccaaggtatcggtcaattctgagaagggaccaataacggccacctcggtcgccattgtttagcctacatgcacttagtttgccgataatcctcgaaaccaatgataacggtcacacagtctctgggatgctactcgggctgatccgattgcaactactcggcggctctattacttacctcctttacgtttcacatggctttcgtgttattagtatacgtaacaatatgttcaaaaacggtctccgtgacgagccagaatgttaaattacagaaaacacaaatatcggaaggcaaagatcgaaaatcgaaaaatcttaagtcgaaagataaaaaaagggtgcatggtaaacggtacatactcacttaatttgcgcgagcaggatacaataggaacaagaggaacaggcttttcctcccgtattaatgtgcgcgcgcagaatactggagggaaagcctgttcctcttgttcctgttgtaccctgctcgcgcaaattaattgagtatgtacgtgactatgtaccgtttaccatgcaccctttttttgatctttcgacttaagatctttcgatatttgtgttttctgtaatataacattctggctcgtcacgtagacccgttcaaaaaattttttttttttaactaaaaaacGTACAAACCTACtagtattcaataaaatatatatttttttaatatgtgaatgtcttgtatatgtacgtatcattttgtccgtagacattatgtcgcgATATCATTCTGTCGTAGACGTTGTGTCGTTCGACGTTTTGTCCGCGGACGTTTTGTCGTGGAACCGTATTTGACGGCCCTGGCGATTGCACATGTACTATTGATAGTTTCCATCTGTTTTCATCACATGAATGCGCTTCTTTCAATTCGTCCATTCattcgtttttattatattagtgCGCGTATCTGTTTTCAATTGGTCTTCCAATCGTACTCTTGCTCGCGTGTAGGTGTAACTTGATCAATTGCGCCAGTCGCTCTCCACCTTTTTCCCTTCGACCAGTCTCGCCCACTCGCGCTTCGCTCGACAGAATGGACGAGtctcttaaataaattattgtcaaAGTCGCTGTCGAG
This window contains:
- the LOC143909027 gene encoding alpha-tubulin N-acetyltransferase-like isoform X1, with amino-acid sequence MSVRVAMSAGSSVSVRTIFPRSITLLTAETARSSPHHLKIKKILNELGLLSAESQGLKHSITTFDKLVESDHKIYLAIDPEENDDDGEVVGFLKLGEKRLFVTDGSEPAWPANIQCVLDFYICAKYQRHGWGRHLFEHAIENEDIEPWNMAYDRPSEKLINFLAKYYRLTDVVEQPNRYVMYRDYFINTSVKYVQGRCALNSSLRPQSSGFLSRRY
- the LOC143909027 gene encoding alpha-tubulin N-acetyltransferase-like isoform X2, with product MSVRVAMSAGSSVSVRTIFPRSITLLTAETARSSPHHLKIKKILNELGLLSAESQGLKHSITTFDKLVESDHKIYLAIDPEENDDDGEVVGFLKLGEKRLFVTDGSEPAWPANIQCVLDFYICAKYQRHGWGRHLFEHAIENEDIEPWNMAYDRPSEKLINFLAKYYRLTDVVEQPNRYVMYRDYFINTSVKYVQGR